A DNA window from Vicinamibacterales bacterium contains the following coding sequences:
- a CDS encoding amino acid permease has protein sequence MTSAAPSEPHNEGGLARQLSASQQAMMALGGAIGTGLFLASGLSVNVAGPAIVLSYVIVAGVSLLLTRALTDMAVAHPTAGAFGVYAGLYVSPFAGYAVRVSYWLMQVIATGGQLVASSIYMAYWFPDVPGAVWVLVFAALLLYLNSRAIGRLGAVESWLVTVKIAAVGLFVVLGVGVLAGIGGGPAVGVTHLTAHGGFMPFGPWGVWLGCCFVIYSFIGVEIVAVTSGEAADPARTIPVAMRRMAIGLSTIYVVTITLLVALSPWNTLGVGESPFVQVLGGLGIPGAAGLMNAVVLSAALSSSNANLYLITRTLFSLARAGFVPAALGDLSPAGAPVKALAVSALGLGAAVLVRGLWPDTAYVWFFGVALFGALFVWLMIFVTHIAFCRQRRGSDGSASRTPIASWAGALAIAAILLTTWKAPGLESTLMAGGPWLALLAIGYRLSSPASRRER, from the coding sequence GTGACGTCCGCCGCCCCCAGCGAGCCCCACAACGAAGGCGGACTCGCGCGCCAGCTCTCGGCGTCGCAGCAGGCCATGATGGCGCTGGGCGGGGCCATCGGCACCGGGCTCTTCCTGGCCAGCGGCCTGTCGGTCAACGTGGCCGGGCCCGCCATCGTCCTCTCGTACGTGATCGTGGCCGGCGTGTCGCTGCTGCTCACGCGCGCGCTCACCGACATGGCCGTCGCGCACCCGACGGCCGGCGCCTTCGGCGTCTACGCCGGCTTGTACGTCTCGCCGTTCGCGGGCTACGCCGTCCGCGTCAGCTACTGGCTGATGCAGGTCATCGCCACCGGCGGCCAGCTCGTGGCGTCGTCCATCTACATGGCGTACTGGTTTCCGGATGTGCCGGGCGCCGTCTGGGTGCTGGTCTTCGCCGCACTGCTGCTCTACCTGAACTCGCGCGCCATCGGCCGCCTGGGGGCGGTCGAGTCGTGGCTCGTCACCGTCAAGATCGCGGCCGTCGGCCTGTTCGTCGTCCTCGGTGTGGGCGTGCTCGCGGGCATCGGCGGCGGGCCCGCCGTGGGCGTGACGCACCTGACGGCGCACGGGGGCTTCATGCCGTTCGGCCCGTGGGGCGTGTGGCTGGGCTGCTGCTTCGTGATCTACTCGTTCATCGGCGTGGAGATCGTCGCCGTGACGTCGGGCGAGGCCGCCGATCCCGCCCGCACGATCCCCGTCGCCATGCGTCGCATGGCCATCGGTCTGTCGACGATCTACGTGGTGACGATCACGCTGCTCGTCGCGCTGTCGCCCTGGAACACGCTGGGCGTGGGGGAGAGCCCGTTCGTCCAGGTGCTGGGCGGCCTCGGGATCCCGGGCGCGGCTGGCCTCATGAACGCCGTCGTCCTGAGCGCGGCGCTGTCGAGCTCCAACGCGAACCTGTACCTGATCACGCGGACGCTCTTCTCGCTGGCGCGGGCCGGCTTCGTACCCGCGGCGCTCGGCGACCTGTCGCCTGCCGGCGCGCCCGTGAAGGCGTTGGCCGTGTCGGCCCTCGGCCTCGGCGCCGCCGTGCTCGTCCGCGGGCTGTGGCCGGACACGGCCTACGTGTGGTTCTTCGGCGTGGCGCTCTTCGGCGCCCTCTTCGTGTGGCTGATGATCTTCGTCACCCACATCGCGTTCTGCCGCCAGCGGCGCGGGTCCGACGGCAGCGCCAGCCGGACGCCGATCGCGTCGTGGGCCGGGGCGCTCGCCATCGCCGCGATCCTGCTCACCACCTGGAAGGCGCCGGGGCTCGAGTCCACGCTGATGGCGGGCGGCCCCTGGCTGGCGCTCCTCGCCATCGGCTACCGGCTGTCGTCGCCGGCGTCGCGACGCGAACGCTGA
- a CDS encoding aminotransferase class V-fold PLP-dependent enzyme, whose translation MPPSMPLERFRARFPILGRRTYVNSCSQGALSLDVEQALAAFTESWHTGGSPWDRWVGEVERLRVAAAGLLGASPDDVAIMPNASTAIAAIATGLPFDGPRREVVLGGFEFPTMAHVWLAQERRGAVVRWAGTPEDASLPVERYEDCLSERTAIVPVTHVCFRNGYRLDVPRLVARAHDAGALVLLDDYQHTGTSPLDVHALGVDVLVTGTLKYLMGPPGIAILYVRRGLLETLEPLVTGWFGRQDPFAFRLDPLDWSGTARRFETGSPPVPNAYAAVAALELLRSVGVDVAAGRIARLVERLVAGARDRGVQVATPSDPERRGALVVLRSSDAPALVERLASRGVIASARGTGLRVSFHAYNDDGDVDAVLAALDAERALLVDA comes from the coding sequence GTGCCGCCGTCGATGCCCCTCGAGCGCTTCCGCGCGCGCTTCCCCATCCTCGGGCGCCGCACCTACGTCAACAGCTGCTCGCAGGGCGCGTTGTCGCTGGACGTGGAACAGGCCTTGGCCGCTTTCACCGAGTCATGGCACACGGGCGGATCGCCCTGGGATCGCTGGGTCGGCGAGGTGGAGCGGCTCCGCGTCGCCGCGGCCGGCCTGCTCGGCGCCAGCCCCGACGACGTGGCCATCATGCCCAATGCCTCCACGGCCATCGCGGCCATCGCCACCGGCCTGCCCTTCGACGGGCCCAGGCGCGAGGTGGTCCTGGGTGGCTTCGAGTTCCCGACGATGGCGCACGTCTGGCTGGCGCAGGAGCGGCGCGGGGCGGTCGTCCGCTGGGCCGGCACCCCCGAGGACGCGTCGCTGCCGGTCGAGCGCTACGAGGACTGCCTGAGCGAGCGCACGGCGATCGTACCCGTCACGCACGTCTGCTTCAGGAACGGCTACCGCCTCGACGTGCCACGGCTCGTGGCGCGCGCCCACGACGCCGGCGCGCTCGTCCTCCTCGACGACTACCAGCACACGGGCACGTCGCCCCTCGACGTGCACGCGCTCGGCGTGGATGTCCTGGTGACGGGGACGCTGAAGTACCTGATGGGCCCGCCGGGCATCGCGATCCTGTACGTGCGCCGGGGCCTGTTGGAGACGCTCGAGCCGCTGGTCACGGGCTGGTTCGGCCGCCAGGACCCGTTTGCGTTCAGGCTCGATCCGCTGGATTGGTCGGGCACGGCGCGGCGATTCGAGACCGGCTCGCCGCCGGTGCCCAACGCCTACGCGGCCGTCGCGGCCCTCGAGCTGCTCCGGTCCGTCGGCGTGGACGTGGCGGCCGGGCGCATCGCCCGTCTCGTGGAGCGGCTCGTGGCGGGAGCCCGCGATCGAGGCGTCCAGGTGGCGACGCCGAGCGACCCCGAGCGCCGCGGCGCCCTCGTGGTGCTGCGCTCGTCCGATGCCCCGGCCCTCGTCGAGCGCCTGGCGTCGCGCGGCGTCATCGCCTCCGCCCGCGGCACGGGCCTCCGCGTGTCGTTCCACGCCTACAACGACGACGGCGACGTGGACGCGGTACTCGCCGCGCTCGACGCGGAGCGGGCGCTGCTAGTCGACGCCTGA
- a CDS encoding thiamine pyrophosphate-binding protein: MSPVSAPHSQVVYDALKACGVRIMSALPETWLVHLIRLAEDDPEMTLVRLAKEEEGVGVSMGAHLAGVKSAMLMQNHGFLAAVNGIVSGAQLYRIPLLMLISHRGTFGERDPWQTEGGGVTEDTLRALRIPFERLDDPADVPRRIADAQTLASASNKPVALLLCRDLMWEETA; encoded by the coding sequence GTGTCCCCCGTCTCTGCACCACACTCGCAGGTCGTCTACGACGCGCTCAAGGCGTGCGGCGTCCGGATCATGTCCGCGCTGCCGGAGACGTGGCTGGTCCACCTGATCCGTCTCGCCGAGGACGATCCAGAGATGACGCTGGTCCGCCTCGCCAAGGAGGAAGAAGGCGTCGGCGTGTCGATGGGCGCGCACCTGGCCGGCGTGAAGTCCGCGATGCTCATGCAGAACCACGGCTTCCTGGCCGCCGTGAACGGCATCGTCTCGGGCGCGCAGCTCTACCGGATCCCGCTGCTGATGCTCATCAGCCACCGGGGCACCTTCGGCGAGCGCGACCCGTGGCAGACCGAGGGCGGCGGCGTCACCGAGGACACGCTCCGGGCGCTGCGCATCCCCTTCGAGCGCCTGGACGATCCTGCCGACGTCCCGCGCCGGATCGCCGACGCCCAGACGCTGGCGTCGGCCTCGAACAAGCCCGTGGCGCTGCTCCTGTGCCGCGACCTCATGTGGGAAGAGACGGCATGA
- a CDS encoding gamma-glutamyltransferase family protein has translation MTTHRPSRRHARVSRSTLAALLGALVVTVWSASGGAQSKTPFAIPTAETPQPTKDIAAVPGSRAQGWQSQGRSEVLARHGILATSDPLASQAGLDILRQGGNAIDAAVAAAAVLDVTSQNDTGIGGDLFAILWVAKEQKLYAINAAGRAPAGWTPEFFTEKLKLSRMPGSGVNAATVPGAVAGYDALLKRFGTMGFKETFERAARIAEEGWGQAERRHDDLLGAVNGLAKDADARQVFLEGDKAPALYSIIRNPNLAKALRLIQAQGKDAFYKGDIAAAIVKKVQGDGGVMTMDDLARYEPEWVEPISTNYHGFDIHQLPPPGQGFAALEMLNILEVCTPKLGVNLTTLGPSDPMKWHLLVEAKKLAYSDLLARNGDPKFSPVPVHQLISKKYAETLCGKIDPNRASAPSTTGGLSGGTIYMAAADRWGNMVSLVHSVFSVYGSRAAVGPYGFVLHNRGSAFSLDPRSPNVVGPGKQPFHSIIAGFVTKDGQPLMAFGNMGGSVQPETHAQHMVNLIDHGMNVQMTTDAARFTHNQNNDTLSLEANLFALVGKALEAKGHKVRSVDGGAVGGYQGILFTRDPRMAAPTFDRRSITEDLPVNGVYRAGSDHRKDGQAVGW, from the coding sequence ATGACCACGCACCGTCCGTCACGGCGTCACGCCCGCGTTTCCCGTTCCACGCTCGCCGCGCTCCTGGGCGCCCTGGTGGTCACCGTCTGGTCGGCTTCGGGCGGTGCCCAGTCGAAGACGCCGTTCGCCATCCCGACAGCGGAGACACCGCAGCCGACGAAGGACATCGCGGCGGTGCCGGGGTCGCGCGCCCAGGGCTGGCAGAGCCAGGGCCGCTCGGAAGTGCTGGCCCGGCACGGCATCCTGGCGACGAGCGACCCGCTGGCCTCGCAGGCCGGGCTCGACATCCTCCGTCAGGGCGGGAACGCGATCGACGCGGCCGTGGCCGCGGCGGCCGTGCTCGACGTGACCTCGCAGAACGACACCGGGATCGGCGGGGATCTGTTCGCGATCCTGTGGGTGGCCAAGGAGCAGAAGCTCTACGCCATCAATGCCGCGGGCCGGGCGCCCGCCGGCTGGACGCCTGAGTTCTTCACCGAGAAGCTGAAGCTCTCGCGGATGCCCGGCAGCGGCGTGAACGCGGCCACGGTGCCCGGCGCCGTCGCCGGCTACGACGCGCTCCTGAAGCGCTTCGGCACGATGGGCTTCAAGGAGACGTTCGAGCGCGCGGCCCGGATCGCCGAGGAGGGCTGGGGCCAGGCCGAGCGGCGCCACGACGACCTGCTCGGCGCCGTCAACGGCCTGGCGAAGGACGCCGACGCGCGCCAGGTGTTCCTCGAGGGCGACAAGGCGCCGGCGCTCTACAGCATCATCCGCAACCCGAACCTGGCCAAGGCGCTGCGCCTCATCCAGGCCCAGGGCAAGGACGCGTTCTACAAGGGCGACATCGCGGCCGCCATCGTGAAGAAGGTGCAGGGCGACGGCGGCGTGATGACCATGGACGACCTGGCCCGCTACGAGCCCGAGTGGGTCGAGCCGATTTCCACGAACTACCACGGCTTCGACATCCACCAGCTGCCGCCGCCCGGCCAGGGCTTCGCCGCGCTCGAGATGCTGAACATCCTGGAGGTCTGCACGCCGAAGCTCGGCGTCAACCTCACCACGCTCGGCCCGTCGGACCCCATGAAGTGGCACCTGCTGGTCGAGGCGAAGAAGCTCGCCTACTCGGACCTGCTGGCGCGCAACGGCGACCCGAAGTTCTCGCCCGTGCCCGTCCACCAGCTCATCTCGAAGAAGTACGCCGAGACCCTGTGCGGCAAGATCGACCCGAACAGGGCGAGCGCGCCGTCCACGACGGGCGGCCTGAGCGGCGGGACGATCTACATGGCGGCCGCGGACCGGTGGGGCAACATGGTGTCCCTCGTCCACAGCGTGTTCAGCGTGTACGGCAGCCGCGCCGCCGTGGGGCCGTACGGGTTCGTGCTGCACAACCGCGGGTCGGCGTTCTCGCTCGATCCCCGGAGCCCCAACGTGGTCGGTCCGGGCAAGCAGCCGTTCCACTCGATCATCGCCGGCTTCGTCACCAAGGACGGCCAGCCACTGATGGCGTTCGGGAACATGGGCGGGAGCGTCCAGCCCGAGACGCATGCCCAGCACATGGTCAACCTCATCGACCACGGGATGAACGTGCAGATGACGACCGACGCCGCGCGTTTCACGCACAACCAGAACAACGACACGCTGTCACTCGAGGCCAACCTGTTCGCGCTGGTGGGCAAGGCGCTGGAGGCGAAGGGCCACAAGGTGCGGAGCGTGGATGGCGGCGCCGTGGGCGGCTACCAGGGCATCCTGTTCACGCGCGACCCGAGGATGGCGGCGCCCACCTTCGACCGGCGGAGCATCACCGAGGACCTGCCCGTCAACGGCGTCTACCGGGCCGGCTCCGATCACCGCAAGGACGGCCAGGCCGTGGGCTGGTAG
- a CDS encoding SMR family transporter has translation MLLLGLLAALCFTTGGVFMKHADGFRQLLPALTFVALFGLGAVLQSLAMRGTGMAVTYVLVLGLEAALALGFGVWLLGETLSPVKMAGMGLTLAGIALLRAA, from the coding sequence ATGCTCCTGTTGGGACTGCTCGCGGCCCTCTGCTTCACCACCGGTGGCGTGTTCATGAAGCACGCGGACGGCTTCCGTCAACTCTTGCCGGCGCTGACGTTCGTCGCGCTCTTCGGCCTGGGCGCCGTGCTGCAGTCGCTGGCCATGCGCGGAACCGGCATGGCCGTCACCTACGTGCTGGTGCTGGGACTCGAGGCCGCCCTGGCGCTCGGATTCGGCGTCTGGCTGCTGGGCGAAACGCTGTCGCCCGTGAAGATGGCGGGGATGGGTCTCACCCTGGCCGGCATCGCCCTGCTCCGCGCGGCGTAA
- a CDS encoding cyclase family protein: protein MASILSQLVDELRAGRVQVVDLTQPLGPDTPVIDLPPIFAASPGMSVETISRYDDRGPGWYWNTLTFGEHTGTHFDAPVHWVTGKDLPDNTTDTIPAARFVGPAAVIDVTSDVAADPDFLLTPERIEAWEAEHGRIPAGAWVLLRTGWSTRTGKAAFINADQNGPHSPGFHASASRFLAIERDVAGVGVETIGTDAGQAGGFDPPFPNHTIMHGAGKFGLASLCNLDRLPPTGAIVIAAPLKIVGGSGSPLRVLALVPSGVD, encoded by the coding sequence GTGGCGTCGATCCTCAGCCAGCTCGTTGACGAACTCCGCGCCGGCCGCGTCCAGGTCGTGGACCTGACGCAGCCGCTCGGCCCCGACACGCCCGTGATCGATCTCCCGCCGATCTTCGCGGCCTCGCCCGGGATGTCGGTCGAGACCATCTCGCGCTACGACGATCGCGGGCCCGGGTGGTACTGGAACACGCTGACCTTCGGCGAGCACACGGGCACCCACTTCGACGCGCCCGTCCACTGGGTCACGGGCAAGGACCTGCCCGACAACACGACGGACACGATCCCGGCAGCGCGTTTCGTCGGGCCGGCCGCCGTCATCGACGTCACGTCCGACGTCGCCGCCGATCCCGACTTCCTGCTCACGCCCGAGCGCATCGAGGCGTGGGAGGCTGAACACGGCCGCATTCCGGCAGGCGCGTGGGTGCTGCTCCGCACCGGCTGGAGCACGCGCACGGGCAAGGCCGCGTTCATCAACGCGGACCAGAACGGCCCGCACAGCCCGGGCTTCCACGCGAGCGCCTCACGCTTCCTCGCGATCGAGCGTGACGTGGCGGGCGTCGGCGTGGAGACGATCGGCACCGACGCGGGACAGGCGGGCGGGTTCGATCCGCCGTTTCCGAACCACACCATCATGCACGGCGCGGGGAAGTTCGGGCTGGCGAGCCTCTGCAATCTCGATCGCCTTCCGCCGACGGGCGCGATCGTCATCGCCGCACCGCTCAAGATCGTCGGCGGCAGCGGCAGCCCGCTGCGTGTCCTCGCGCTGGTGCCCTCAGGCGTCGACTAG
- a CDS encoding amidase, with translation MADNELVFKSGRELAALIKGRKVSPVEVTEVFLARSEALNPKVNAYITITRDHALAAARTAEKEIMGGRYKGPLHGLPYAPKDILATKGIRTTNGSKVTADVVPDFESTITSRLNAAGAILIGKLNLLEFAMGSGVRSGFGPARNPWHLDYSPAGSSSGSGAALAACMTPLSIGTDTGGSIRGPANNCGIVGLKQTYGRVSRYGVTTLAWTLDHAGPMTRTVADAAAMLQVIAGADPMDPTASAEPVPDYQKALGAGARGLRIGVPTNYFYDGAHPETLAAVRGAIAALKGMGATVIDVDVPHAELATSAGWIVAMAEAACFHEQRLKTTPELFDPIVRERLESAQYYTAVDYIKALRVRSLLMDSMARALAGCDVLAVPSGNPATKLDPPDVAGTDVKPGSTAQRFRTGNTFIGNMTGYPALVMPCGFTTTSPTLPLGIEFYAKPFDEASLFRAGQAYESSTDWHTRRAPVDDAPMPSAPQID, from the coding sequence ATGGCCGACAACGAGCTGGTCTTCAAGTCCGGACGCGAGCTTGCGGCGCTCATCAAGGGCCGCAAGGTCTCGCCCGTGGAGGTCACCGAAGTGTTCCTGGCCCGCAGCGAGGCGCTGAATCCCAAGGTCAACGCCTACATCACGATCACGCGCGATCACGCCCTGGCCGCGGCGCGGACGGCGGAGAAGGAGATCATGGGCGGGCGCTACAAGGGCCCGCTGCACGGGCTTCCGTACGCGCCCAAGGACATCCTGGCCACGAAGGGCATCAGGACGACCAACGGGTCGAAGGTGACGGCCGACGTCGTGCCGGACTTCGAGTCCACGATCACGTCGAGGCTCAACGCGGCCGGCGCCATCCTGATCGGCAAGCTGAACCTGCTGGAGTTCGCCATGGGGAGCGGCGTCCGTTCGGGCTTCGGCCCCGCGCGCAACCCCTGGCATCTGGACTACTCCCCCGCCGGCTCGTCGAGCGGATCGGGTGCGGCCCTGGCCGCGTGCATGACGCCGCTCTCGATCGGCACCGACACGGGCGGCTCCATCCGGGGGCCGGCCAACAACTGCGGCATCGTGGGCCTGAAGCAGACCTACGGCCGCGTGAGCCGCTACGGCGTGACCACGCTGGCGTGGACGCTGGACCACGCCGGACCGATGACGCGCACCGTGGCCGACGCCGCCGCCATGCTGCAGGTGATCGCCGGGGCCGATCCCATGGACCCGACGGCCTCGGCCGAGCCTGTGCCGGACTACCAGAAGGCCCTCGGCGCCGGCGCCAGAGGCCTGCGCATCGGCGTGCCCACGAACTACTTCTACGACGGGGCGCACCCGGAGACATTGGCCGCCGTCCGTGGCGCCATCGCGGCATTGAAGGGCATGGGCGCCACCGTGATCGACGTGGACGTCCCACACGCGGAGCTGGCGACCTCGGCCGGCTGGATCGTGGCAATGGCCGAGGCCGCCTGCTTCCACGAGCAGCGGCTGAAGACCACGCCCGAGCTCTTCGATCCGATCGTCCGCGAGCGGCTCGAGAGCGCGCAGTACTACACGGCCGTGGACTACATCAAGGCCCTGCGCGTCCGCTCGCTCCTGATGGACTCGATGGCCCGCGCCCTGGCGGGCTGCGACGTCCTGGCCGTGCCGTCAGGCAACCCGGCGACGAAGCTCGACCCGCCGGACGTGGCCGGCACCGACGTCAAGCCGGGGTCCACGGCCCAGCGCTTCCGCACGGGCAACACCTTCATCGGCAACATGACGGGCTATCCGGCCCTCGTGATGCCCTGCGGCTTCACGACGACCTCGCCCACGCTGCCGCTCGGCATCGAGTTCTACGCCAAGCCGTTCGACGAGGCGTCGCTCTTCCGCGCGGGCCAGGCGTACGAGTCCTCGACGGACTGGCACACGCGCCGGGCTCCGGTGGACGACGCCCCGATGCCGTCGGCGCCGCAGATCGACTAG
- a CDS encoding pentapeptide repeat-containing protein, which translates to MKFHPGLSSAKKGCVLGTCARTHRGADHGRIRAHRHPEAGRRALEPVARGTSRGPAPARRRRSPWDRPRGSKPGRGGPPGSPSGKAELLGANLEGADLREAEVLATSLVGVNLQDAKLLGADFHWSRLIDTDLRGAELQGANLRSTTFVGTKLKGAKLRALGFVPMLFDFKKPKQRDFTETVKTLVGLSRFVVADITNPKSSPLELQASVPDYLVPFVPIQHEDEQPFSMFVDLQTKYDWVLPVLKYDTTDNLIRALEAAVVRPALEMSDRLLARRAESIRVRHVSGYG; encoded by the coding sequence ATGAAGTTTCATCCGGGGCTCTCCTCTGCAAAGAAGGGTTGTGTGCTCGGAACCTGCGCGAGAACTCACCGAGGCGCTGACCATGGCCGAATCCGAGCACATCGCCATCCTGAAGCAGGGCGCCGGGCCCTGGAACCGGTGGCGAGAGGAACATCCCGAGGTCCAGCCCCAGCTCGCCGGCGCCGATCTCCGTGGGACCGTCCTCGTGGGAGCAAACCTGGCCGGGGCGGACCTCCAGGGAGCCCGTCTGGGAAAGCGGAACTCCTGGGCGCCAACCTCGAGGGAGCCGATCTGCGCGAAGCCGAAGTCCTGGCCACGAGTCTGGTCGGAGTGAACCTTCAGGACGCCAAGCTCCTCGGTGCGGACTTCCACTGGTCCAGGCTGATCGATACCGACCTGCGCGGTGCGGAACTCCAGGGCGCCAACCTTCGATCGACGACGTTCGTCGGGACCAAGCTGAAGGGGGCGAAGCTCCGAGCGCTGGGCTTCGTTCCCATGCTGTTCGATTTCAAGAAGCCGAAGCAGAGGGACTTCACCGAGACCGTGAAGACCCTGGTGGGCCTGTCCCGGTTCGTCGTCGCCGACATCACCAACCCCAAGTCAAGCCCGCTCGAGCTCCAGGCCTCCGTCCCTGACTACCTGGTCCCCTTCGTCCCGATCCAGCACGAGGACGAGCAGCCCTTCAGCATGTTCGTCGACCTGCAAACGAAGTACGACTGGGTTCTGCCGGTGCTGAAGTACGACACTACGGACAACCTGATCAGGGCCCTTGAAGCGGCCGTGGTCCGCCCGGCACTGGAGATGTCCGACCGCCTCCTGGCCCGCAGGGCCGAGTCGATCCGAGTGCGACACGTGAGCGGGTACGGCTAA
- a CDS encoding S8 family serine peptidase — translation MGRYVLDLFLSSTSEDLRVHRDTVAEALGRMLQSTVRMESFGAKPSKPLDTCRQEVERCDALIVLVGHRYGWIPSAREGGDDEKSITWWEVQWALDAGRPVYAFLVDQEAPWTGPREQDALIRAASEAESVATWRAVKRLQAFRAFLEKETTRVLFRNADHLASLVVSSLFQWLLQHAAPVRPSAPGDDAPAPVVPPDQPAQVTSAAPRPGQHYWLEQIHAGSARASFPAPDAIKVAIISGHPRLGHPALRGVPITTVAIGETPAAGAGDDHTTTLAALIGGTGAAGFTGVAPGVELLAMSVLDPNGVGSNAGIATAIDRAVVGGARILCLALGSAERSEVLDDALAEANEAGVIAIAAAGNDGSERHIYPAASDFVISVGAVDPSGRATAWTTRGAWVDVSAPGQDLWVPAGDDGYARSNGTSWSCAIVAGVAALVLGARPGLTSAQVRDILIATGHPVVSPGAGAATGPVVNAFGAVQRALQSGLTGPSNARRPRPSSPRRNAGAAPVGAKRPTMRK, via the coding sequence ATGGGCAGATACGTCCTCGACCTCTTTCTCTCCTCCACGTCGGAAGATCTTCGTGTGCACCGCGACACGGTCGCCGAAGCCCTCGGCCGGATGCTGCAGTCCACCGTGCGGATGGAAAGCTTCGGGGCGAAGCCCTCGAAACCGCTCGACACGTGCCGCCAGGAAGTGGAGCGCTGCGACGCGCTGATCGTCCTCGTGGGGCACCGGTACGGCTGGATCCCCTCCGCGCGTGAGGGCGGCGACGACGAGAAGAGCATCACGTGGTGGGAGGTGCAGTGGGCGCTCGACGCGGGCCGGCCCGTCTATGCGTTTCTCGTCGATCAGGAGGCGCCGTGGACCGGGCCCCGCGAGCAGGATGCCCTGATCCGGGCCGCCAGCGAAGCCGAGTCGGTGGCGACCTGGCGGGCGGTGAAACGCCTCCAGGCGTTTCGCGCCTTCCTCGAGAAGGAAACGACGCGGGTGCTGTTCAGGAATGCGGACCACCTCGCGAGCCTCGTGGTCAGCAGCCTCTTCCAGTGGCTGCTGCAGCACGCGGCCCCGGTGCGACCGAGCGCGCCCGGCGACGACGCCCCCGCGCCGGTCGTCCCTCCCGACCAGCCGGCACAGGTCACGAGCGCCGCTCCACGGCCGGGGCAGCATTACTGGCTCGAGCAGATCCACGCTGGCAGCGCCCGCGCGTCGTTCCCGGCGCCGGACGCGATCAAGGTCGCGATCATCTCCGGCCACCCGCGGCTGGGACACCCGGCGCTGCGCGGCGTGCCCATCACGACCGTCGCGATTGGCGAGACCCCCGCCGCCGGCGCTGGAGACGACCACACGACGACCTTGGCGGCGTTGATCGGCGGCACGGGCGCGGCGGGGTTCACGGGCGTCGCCCCCGGCGTCGAGCTGCTCGCGATGAGCGTGCTGGACCCGAACGGGGTGGGATCGAATGCCGGGATTGCCACGGCGATCGATCGCGCCGTGGTTGGCGGCGCGCGCATCCTGTGTCTCGCCCTCGGATCCGCGGAGCGATCGGAGGTGCTGGACGACGCCCTCGCCGAGGCCAACGAGGCCGGCGTGATCGCAATCGCGGCGGCCGGCAACGACGGCAGCGAACGCCACATCTATCCTGCGGCCAGCGATTTCGTCATCTCGGTCGGCGCGGTCGATCCGTCCGGCCGCGCCACCGCGTGGACGACGCGGGGCGCCTGGGTCGACGTGTCGGCGCCCGGGCAGGACCTGTGGGTGCCCGCCGGGGACGACGGCTACGCCCGCTCGAACGGGACGTCGTGGTCGTGCGCCATCGTCGCGGGCGTGGCGGCCCTCGTGCTCGGCGCCAGGCCCGGGCTCACGTCGGCGCAGGTCAGGGACATCCTGATCGCCACCGGTCACCCCGTGGTCTCGCCCGGTGCCGGAGCGGCGACGGGTCCGGTGGTCAACGCGTTCGGCGCCGTCCAGCGCGCGCTCCAGTCGGGTCTCACCGGTCCGTCGAATGCGCGCCGGCCCCGGCCTTCGTCACCACGGCGGAACGCAGGTGCGGCCCCGGTTGGTGCCAAGCGCCCGACGATGCGGAAGTGA
- a CDS encoding thiamine pyrophosphate-dependent enzyme, translating into MTRLDALRAVYPRLESAAVVTIMGAVAAELQSIGHRPNFFYLQHAMGLASSLGLGIALAQPERQVIVFDGDGSLLMNLGGLTTLARYRPSNLLHVVFDNESLLSVGGFPTATSTGSDLAAMATAAGVPRAATVGTLEAFTTAVDEALASRTLTTLVAKVDAVGPSRFVTDLSLLENRFQFQRYLTRGVDPQPAR; encoded by the coding sequence ATGACGCGGCTCGACGCCCTGCGTGCCGTGTACCCACGCCTCGAGTCGGCGGCGGTCGTGACGATCATGGGCGCCGTGGCCGCGGAGCTGCAGTCGATCGGCCACCGGCCGAACTTCTTCTACCTGCAGCACGCCATGGGCCTGGCCTCGTCGCTCGGACTGGGCATCGCGCTCGCGCAGCCGGAGCGCCAGGTGATCGTGTTCGACGGCGACGGGTCGCTGCTGATGAACCTGGGGGGCCTCACGACCCTGGCGCGATACCGACCCTCGAACCTGCTCCACGTCGTCTTCGACAACGAGAGCCTGCTCTCGGTCGGCGGGTTCCCCACGGCGACCTCCACCGGCAGCGACCTGGCGGCCATGGCGACGGCGGCCGGCGTGCCGCGGGCCGCCACCGTCGGCACGCTCGAGGCCTTCACGACCGCCGTGGACGAGGCGTTGGCGTCGCGCACGTTGACGACCCTCGTCGCCAAGGTGGACGCGGTGGGGCCGTCCCGGTTCGTCACCGACCTGTCGCTGCTCGAAAACCGCTTCCAGTTCCAGAGGTATCTCACCCGTGGCGTCGATCCTCAGCCAGCTCGTTGA